The proteins below are encoded in one region of Mangifera indica cultivar Alphonso chromosome 7, CATAS_Mindica_2.1, whole genome shotgun sequence:
- the LOC123220970 gene encoding dihydrolipoyl dehydrogenase 2, chloroplastic: protein MHSSSVSLSLSQATATATSSSISGSRNCNARDSFKPVNLRFCGLRRQAFGFSSSLTQSYSQRVNLPSRRRFNASNVSASLSGNGTPKSFDYDLIIIGAGVGGHGAALHAVEKGLKTAIIEGDVVGGTCVNRGCVPSKALLAVSGRMRELQSEHHMKALGLQVAAAGYDRQGVADHANNLATKIRNNLTNSMKALGVDILTGVGTVLGPQKVKYGKVGSPENIVTAKDIIIATGSVPFVPKGIEVDGKTVITSDHALKLESVPDWIAIVGSGYIGLEFSDVYTALGSEVTFIEALDQLMPGFDPEISKLAQRVLINPRNIDYHIGVFASKITPAKDGKPVTIELIDAKTKELKDTLEVDAALIATGRAPFTSGLGLENINVVTQRGFIPVDERMRVIDANGNLVPHLYCIGDANGKMMLAHAASAQGISVVEQVTGRDHVLNHLSIPAACFTHPEISMVGLTEPQAREKAEKEGFEVSVAKTSFKANTKALAENEGEGLAKLIYRPDNGEILGVHIFGLHAADLIHEASNAIALGTRIQDIKFAVHAHPTLSEVLDELFKSAKVKAQSSNPGATRKCASPGQTNQEEDQLSRRNICKKIKEFAVNVFSAVVYLFLDFLLYWVTC from the exons ATGCACTCCTCCTCCGTTTCTCTTTCCCTCTCTCAAGCTACCGCAACCGCCACGTCATCTTCGATTAGCGGATCACGCAACTGCAATGCTCGCGATTCCTTCAAGCCTGTGAATCTTCGATTTTGCGGATTAAGGCGTCAGGCCTTTGGATTCTCCTCTTCTCTCACTCAGTCCTACTCGCAACGAGTTAACCTTCCGAGTCGACGACGCTTTAACGCTAGTAACGTCTCTGCTTCTCTCTCTGGTAATGGAACTCCGAAATCTTTCGACTATGATTTGATTATCATCGGAGCTGGTGTTGGAGGCCATGGAGCTGCGTTGCATGCTGTAGAGAAG GGACTGAAAACTGCCATCATTGAGGGAGATGTGGTGGGAGGAACATGTGTTAACAGAGGATGTGTTCCTTCTAAAGCACTTCTGGCAGTAAGTGGTCGCATGCGTGAGCTTCAGAGTGAGCATCACATGAAGGCTCTTGGTCTGCAG GTTGCAGCTGCTGGGTATGATAGACAGGGAGTGGCTGATCACGCAAATAATCTTGCCACAAAAATTcgtaataatttaacaaattcaatGAAAGCTCTTGGAGTGGACATATTAACTGGTGTTGGGACAGTTTTG GGCCCGCAAAAAGTGAAATATGGGAAAGTTGGCTCACCTGAGAACATAGTTACCgcaaaagatataataattgCTACTGGTTCTGTCCCATTTGTACCTAAGGGCATTGAAGTTGAtg GGAAGACTGTAATCACAAGTGACCATGCACTCAAGTTGGAGTCTGTTCCTGATTGGATTGCAATTGTAGGAAGTGGCTATATTGGACTTGAATTCAGTGATGTATATACTGCACTGGGAAGTGAG GTCACTTTTATTGAAGCTCTAGATCAACTTATGCCCGGATTTGATCCTGAGATTAGTAAGCTGGCTCAAAGGGTTCTAATAAATCCTCGGAATATCGACTATCATATTGGTGTATTTGCATCAAAG ATTACTCCTGCAAAGGATGGGAAACCAGTCACTATTGAGCTTATTGATGCAAAGACCAAGGAACTGAAAGATACCTTGGAG GTGGATGCGGCATTAATAGCAACTGGAAGGGCTCCATTCACTAGTGGTCTTGGTCTGGAGAAT ATCAATGTAGTAACACAACGAGGGTTTATTCCTGTTGATGAGCGGATGCGTGTAATTGATGCAAATGGCAATTTG GTTCCTCACTTGTATTGCATTGGAGATGCAAACGGCAAAATGATGCTTGCACATGCAGCTAGTGCTCAAGGAATTTCAG TGGTTGAACAAGTGACTGGAAGAGATCATGTACTTAATCATTTAAGCATCCCGGCAGCTTGTTTCACACATCCTGAAATTAGTATGGTTGGATTGACAGAG CCTCAAGCAAGAGAAAAGGCTGAAAAGGAGGGATTTGAAGTAAGTGTGGCCAAGACAAGTTTCAAAGCTAACACCAAGGCCCTAGCAGAAAATGAAGGGGAGGGACTTGCTAAG TTAATATACAGACCTGACAATGGTGAGATTCTTGGAGTTCATATCTTTGGGCTGCATGCTGCAGACCTTATCCATGAAGCATCAAATGCAATTGCATTAGGAACACGTATTCAG GACATAAAATTTGCAGTTCATGCACATCCAACACTGTCTGAAGTTCTTGATGAATTGTTTAAATCAGCAAAG GTCAAAGCTCAATCTTCTAATCCA GGCGCAACAAGAAAATGTGCGTCTCCAGGCCAAACTAATCAAGAAGAAGACCAGCTTAGCAGAAGAAATATCTGTAAGAAAATTAAGGAATTCGCTGTCAATGTCTTTTCAGCAGTTGTATACctgtttcttgattttttgcTTTATTGGGTAACATGTTAG
- the LOC123220971 gene encoding 60S ribosomal protein L29-1-like gives MAKSKNHTAHNQSYKAHKNGIKKPRKHRHTSTKGMDPKFLRNQRYARKHNKKGAESGADEE, from the exons ATGGCAAAGTCGAAGAATCATACAGCTCACAATCAGTCATACAAGGCACACAAGAACGGAATCAAGAAACCCAGAAAGCACCGCCACACATCCACCAAAGGG ATGGACCCAAAGTTTTTAAGGAACCAGAGGTATGCAAGGAAGCACAACAAGAAGGGAGCTGAATCAGGTGCTGACGAGGAGTAG